One part of the Streptomyces sp. AM 2-1-1 genome encodes these proteins:
- a CDS encoding acyl-CoA dehydrogenase has product MTPPPAPAPSTAVRDALTTVLFGPDFRTEHAFWRKLTTTEPFRRRTCATPREQLDLGYARLRLINRSLDSAARLACDVRALTALHEWLGPVDPTLTTLAGIHYNLFLGSLLDHDPEGRRDLSAYLRMDEVGTFLCTEVAHGNDVTEVETTATYDHDRDGFVVRTPHARAQKFMPNTSEAGGPKSGLVAARLVVDGTDHGVFLLLVPLTDGTGTRPGVRVRPLPARMGSPVDHCLTSFDDCFVARTALLAGVQGHVGDGGEFGSALASRRRRLLVSIGRVTPGKLAMSACAVGSARVALALAVRYAGHRRVAGPRGTGSVPVYAHRTHHGPLADALATVFAMSLLHRRALDRWESSTDADGRADAERLVAVAKGWITWRARDVIVECRERCGAQGLLEHNGLAELVTGIEGTITAEGDNLAVQAKAAAEMLLSAPDAVGERSGEGEAPVGDLRDPAFLRGLLADTEAAWFARARSRMSAAPPGDALGRWNAASGAALRGVEAHAARQAAEAFATSLAALPEGPARRRLAEVERLFLLRQAGRAAGELLAVGRVTAEQVRALPDLYEEAVAAVAAHAPALVESFALPDEVFADRPIAGAAYADAHDDPAGPWHRTPVRTAEGATR; this is encoded by the coding sequence ATGACCCCTCCTCCCGCCCCGGCGCCGTCCACCGCCGTCAGGGACGCCCTGACCACCGTGCTCTTCGGCCCCGACTTCCGCACCGAGCACGCCTTCTGGCGCAAGCTGACGACCACCGAGCCCTTCCGGCGCCGCACTTGTGCCACCCCCCGGGAACAACTCGATCTCGGATACGCACGATTGAGGCTGATCAACCGCTCGCTCGACAGCGCGGCCCGGCTCGCCTGCGACGTGCGCGCCCTCACCGCGCTGCACGAGTGGCTCGGGCCGGTCGACCCCACCCTCACGACCCTCGCGGGGATCCACTACAACCTCTTCCTCGGCAGCCTGCTCGACCACGACCCGGAGGGCCGCCGCGACCTCTCCGCCTACCTGCGGATGGACGAGGTCGGCACCTTCCTCTGTACGGAGGTCGCGCACGGCAACGACGTGACCGAGGTGGAGACGACCGCCACGTACGACCACGACCGTGACGGCTTCGTGGTGCGCACCCCGCACGCCCGTGCACAGAAGTTCATGCCCAACACCAGCGAGGCGGGCGGCCCCAAGAGCGGCCTGGTCGCCGCCCGGCTCGTCGTCGACGGGACGGACCACGGCGTCTTCCTCCTGCTGGTCCCGCTCACCGACGGGACCGGGACCCGCCCGGGTGTCCGGGTCCGCCCGCTGCCCGCCCGGATGGGGTCACCGGTGGACCACTGCCTCACCTCGTTCGACGACTGCTTCGTGGCTCGCACGGCGCTGCTCGCCGGAGTCCAGGGGCACGTCGGCGACGGCGGGGAGTTCGGCAGCGCGCTCGCGAGCAGACGGCGGCGCCTGCTCGTCTCCATCGGCAGGGTCACCCCCGGCAAGCTGGCCATGAGCGCCTGCGCGGTCGGTTCGGCGCGCGTCGCGCTCGCCCTCGCCGTGCGGTACGCCGGGCACCGCAGGGTCGCGGGCCCACGCGGTACCGGCAGTGTCCCCGTCTACGCCCACCGCACCCACCACGGCCCCCTGGCCGACGCGCTCGCGACGGTCTTCGCCATGAGCCTGTTGCACCGCCGGGCGCTCGACCGGTGGGAATCGAGTACGGACGCGGACGGCCGGGCGGACGCGGAACGCTTGGTCGCCGTCGCCAAGGGGTGGATCACCTGGCGGGCGCGGGACGTGATCGTCGAGTGCCGCGAACGCTGCGGTGCCCAGGGCCTGCTGGAACACAACGGGCTCGCGGAGCTGGTCACCGGTATCGAGGGCACCATCACCGCCGAGGGCGACAACCTCGCCGTGCAGGCCAAGGCCGCGGCCGAGATGCTGCTCTCGGCCCCGGACGCCGTTGGGGAGCGCTCCGGCGAGGGGGAGGCGCCGGTCGGCGATCTGCGCGACCCGGCCTTCCTGCGCGGACTGCTCGCCGACACGGAGGCCGCGTGGTTCGCCCGGGCCCGCTCGCGGATGAGTGCCGCCCCGCCCGGCGACGCGCTCGGGCGCTGGAACGCCGCTTCGGGCGCCGCCCTGCGGGGGGTGGAGGCGCACGCCGCGCGCCAGGCCGCCGAGGCGTTCGCGACGTCCCTGGCCGCCTTGCCGGAGGGACCCGCGCGCCGGCGGCTCGCCGAGGTCGAGCGGTTGTTCCTGCTGCGGCAGGCCGGCCGCGCGGCCGGGGAACTGCTGGCCGTCGGACGGGTGACGGCCGAACAGGTACGTGCCCTGCCCGACCTGTACGAGGAGGCGGTGGCCGCCGTCGCCGCCCACGCCCCCGCGCTGGTGGAGTCTTTCGCCCTGCCGGACGAGGTCTTCGCCGACCGCCCGATCGCGGGGGCTGCCTACGCGGACGCCCACGACGACCCCGCGGGCCCCTGGCACCGCACCCCTGTCCGTACGGCGGAAGGCGCCACCCGATGA
- a CDS encoding beta-ketoacyl-ACP synthase 3, with protein MTSVRTAVLEGVAGWVPGQPVGNDALPQAWGVDDAWVRRRTGIVSRHRAGPGLSTSDLAHEAARRLVDGSVPGPVDALVLATATPDHLCPGTAPALAARLGLGTVPAFDIAAVCSGFVYGLAVCHGLVASGLYRRILLVGADVYSTWLDPQDRSAGVVFGDGAGAALIAAGRRGDPGEILAFDLGSDGTGRDLITVPGGGARSRATGGAPAEGDTFFRMRGRTVYEHAVPRMTASCRTLLASVGWDPADVDHFVPHQANGRILSAVAERVGIGPDRCVTHLDRVGNTGAASIPLALADAADRGRLRAGDRVLITAFGGGLTWGSAALRWPGAPPPTTTEGTPGSPRTTTTEGTGHVAVG; from the coding sequence GTGACGAGCGTACGGACGGCGGTGCTGGAAGGCGTCGCGGGGTGGGTGCCGGGACAGCCGGTGGGCAACGACGCGTTGCCGCAGGCGTGGGGCGTGGACGACGCATGGGTGCGCCGTCGCACCGGCATCGTGAGCCGGCACCGGGCCGGCCCCGGACTCTCCACCTCGGACCTCGCCCACGAGGCGGCCCGCCGGCTCGTCGACGGGTCCGTGCCGGGTCCGGTGGACGCGCTGGTGCTCGCCACGGCCACCCCCGACCACCTCTGCCCCGGTACGGCGCCCGCCCTCGCCGCCCGGCTCGGGCTGGGGACGGTCCCCGCGTTCGACATCGCGGCCGTCTGCAGCGGCTTCGTCTACGGACTCGCCGTCTGCCACGGGCTGGTCGCCTCCGGCCTCTACCGACGGATCCTCCTGGTGGGCGCGGACGTCTACTCCACCTGGCTCGACCCCCAGGACCGCTCGGCCGGCGTGGTCTTCGGCGACGGCGCGGGAGCCGCGCTGATCGCGGCCGGCCGCAGGGGCGACCCCGGCGAGATCCTCGCCTTCGACCTGGGCAGCGACGGTACGGGCCGTGACCTGATCACCGTGCCGGGGGGCGGTGCCCGGTCCCGCGCCACCGGCGGCGCGCCCGCCGAGGGCGACACCTTCTTCCGCATGCGGGGCCGCACGGTCTACGAGCACGCCGTGCCGCGCATGACCGCATCCTGCCGGACTCTTCTGGCGTCCGTGGGCTGGGATCCGGCCGACGTCGATCACTTCGTGCCGCACCAGGCCAACGGCCGCATCCTGAGCGCGGTCGCCGAACGGGTCGGCATCGGACCGGACCGCTGTGTCACCCACCTGGACCGTGTGGGCAACACCGGCGCCGCCTCCATCCCACTGGCGCTGGCGGACGCGGCGGACCGGGGGCGCCTGCGAGCGGGGGACCGCGTGCTGATCACCGCGTTCGGGGGCGGCCTCACCTGGGGCTCCGCGGCCCTGCGCTGGCCCGGTGCCCCGCCGCCCACCACCACGGAAGGAACGCCGGGGAGTCCGCGGACGACCACGACGGAAGGAACCGGGCATGTCGCAGTCGGCTGA
- a CDS encoding ABC transporter substrate-binding protein → MAEQSGWRFSDDRGRVSESPRLPGRVLAYVQAGATLWDLGVPSWGLFGSGHDGPDIDTAKTGELPLDGVRYLGAGTALDADALLRGAPDLVVAVSYGGGQVYGLDPDAAKHLEEQVPLVVIDVGPSRTLAAISARFADLARSLGARGLPRAEEELSAARTRLRATVAGGAVPVTALSPAGPEQAYVARPAQWPELAVLEELGVGLVEPPPGPGVNWHTASWAEVAASAPRVLLTDVRVNAAPLDGLRSQPDWAALLDAGTLVVPWNPEPLCSPHAHARFLTLVADALDSVREE, encoded by the coding sequence GTGGCGGAACAGAGCGGGTGGCGCTTCTCGGACGACCGGGGCCGGGTGTCGGAGTCGCCGCGACTCCCCGGGCGGGTGCTGGCGTACGTGCAGGCGGGCGCCACCCTGTGGGACCTGGGGGTCCCCTCCTGGGGCCTCTTCGGCTCCGGGCACGACGGCCCGGACATCGACACGGCGAAGACGGGGGAGCTCCCGCTCGACGGCGTGCGCTACCTGGGGGCGGGTACCGCCCTCGACGCGGACGCCCTGCTGCGCGGCGCCCCCGACCTGGTGGTGGCCGTCAGTTACGGCGGGGGACAGGTGTACGGACTCGACCCGGACGCCGCCAAGCACCTGGAGGAGCAGGTGCCACTCGTGGTGATCGACGTCGGTCCGTCCCGCACGCTGGCCGCGATCTCCGCACGCTTCGCGGACCTGGCGCGCTCGCTCGGCGCACGTGGACTCCCACGGGCGGAGGAGGAGTTGTCTGCCGCCCGGACCCGGCTGCGCGCCACCGTCGCCGGCGGCGCGGTCCCGGTGACGGCGCTCTCCCCGGCCGGCCCGGAGCAGGCGTACGTCGCCCGGCCGGCCCAATGGCCCGAACTGGCGGTCCTCGAGGAGTTGGGCGTCGGTCTCGTCGAACCGCCGCCGGGCCCCGGCGTCAACTGGCACACCGCGTCGTGGGCCGAGGTGGCCGCGTCGGCGCCCCGCGTCCTGCTCACGGACGTCCGTGTCAACGCGGCGCCGCTGGACGGCCTGCGCTCCCAGCCCGACTGGGCCGCGCTGCTCGATGCCGGGACCCTCGTCGTGCCCTGGAACCCGGAGCCGCTCTGCAGCCCGCACGCACACGCCCGCTTCCTCACGCTGGTCGCCGACGCACTGGACTCCGTACGCGAGGAGTGA
- a CDS encoding GNAT family N-acetyltransferase — protein MGHPAHIRSYRPGDRAALGDICVRTADNGGDSRHLYADQELMPTLFAAPYAYLEPDLVFVLDDGSGRAVGYVLGTADTTAFAAAFRERWLPLVSDRFPASDAPPATPTEAMVALLHRPEHMLGPQVAAYPAHLHIDLLPQWQRKGHGRELMRAFLDALRAKGVEDVYLSMLTANEPARIFYDRLGFHEIHVPDPGPLTYLGRTTDSAGL, from the coding sequence ATGGGACACCCCGCACACATCCGCTCCTACCGTCCCGGTGACCGTGCCGCGCTCGGTGACATCTGCGTCCGGACCGCCGACAACGGTGGCGACTCCCGGCACCTGTACGCCGATCAGGAGCTGATGCCCACCCTCTTCGCCGCGCCCTACGCCTACCTCGAACCCGACCTGGTGTTCGTGCTGGACGACGGTTCCGGCCGGGCCGTCGGGTACGTCCTGGGGACGGCCGACACCACGGCCTTCGCCGCCGCGTTCCGGGAGCGCTGGCTTCCCCTGGTCTCCGACCGTTTCCCCGCCTCCGACGCCCCGCCCGCCACGCCGACCGAGGCGATGGTCGCGCTCCTGCACCGCCCCGAGCACATGCTCGGTCCGCAGGTCGCCGCCTATCCGGCCCACCTGCACATCGACCTCCTGCCGCAGTGGCAGCGCAAGGGCCACGGACGGGAGTTGATGCGTGCGTTCCTGGACGCGCTGCGGGCCAAGGGGGTCGAGGACGTGTACCTCTCGATGCTCACGGCGAACGAGCCGGCCAGGATCTTCTACGACCGGCTGGGCTTCCACGAGATCCACGTGCCCGACCCCGGGCCCCTGACCTACCTGGGCCGGACCACCGACAGCGCGGGACTGTAG
- a CDS encoding beta-ketoacyl-[acyl-carrier-protein] synthase family protein, whose translation MSQSADRSTRAMSPNRDAESADAPRHRAHRGSPDDVAVTGLGVVTPAGADEHTFWAGLCSGRATARRCDELAGLPVDFACPVEGIDLDATVGGRSVWRMARFVKLALVAARQAVADAGHDPTRWDGGRVGVVLGVGVGGVSVLVDNARRLADDGPDAVSPLLVPMMIPNAAAGEVAIALGARGPSLAPVTACASGATAIGVARDLLNTGQCDIVVAGGAESVLTPLVVTAFARMGALSTRSDDPARASRPFAADRDGFVMGEGAAMLVLERERDVRARGGRARAFLAGAGSSTDAYHPTAPEPDGRGAQRAVEEALRQADWAAGEVDHVNAHGTSTLLNDAMEAALIGRIFPHAPTVTAPKGVVGHTLAAAGAIEAVATVLTLEHRLVPPIANLDSVTDAFALDCVVKEPRAQEAETAVSHSFGFGGHNVALAFRRA comes from the coding sequence ATGTCGCAGTCGGCTGACAGGAGCACCAGGGCCATGTCCCCGAACCGGGACGCCGAGTCGGCGGACGCGCCCCGTCACCGCGCGCACCGCGGGAGTCCGGACGACGTGGCCGTCACCGGTCTCGGGGTGGTCACCCCCGCCGGGGCGGACGAGCACACCTTCTGGGCCGGGCTCTGCTCCGGCCGCGCCACGGCCCGCAGATGCGACGAACTCGCGGGCCTGCCGGTCGACTTCGCCTGCCCGGTGGAGGGCATCGACCTCGACGCGACGGTCGGCGGACGCTCCGTGTGGCGGATGGCGCGCTTCGTGAAACTGGCCCTCGTCGCCGCCCGGCAGGCGGTCGCGGACGCCGGACACGACCCCACGAGGTGGGACGGCGGCCGGGTCGGCGTGGTGCTGGGCGTCGGAGTGGGCGGGGTCTCGGTACTCGTCGACAACGCCCGCCGGCTCGCGGACGACGGGCCGGACGCCGTGTCGCCGCTGCTCGTCCCCATGATGATCCCGAACGCCGCCGCCGGGGAGGTGGCCATCGCGCTGGGGGCGCGCGGACCGAGTCTCGCCCCCGTCACGGCCTGCGCCTCCGGCGCGACGGCCATCGGTGTCGCCCGCGATCTGCTGAACACCGGCCAGTGCGACATCGTGGTGGCCGGTGGCGCCGAATCCGTGCTCACTCCGCTCGTCGTCACCGCGTTCGCACGGATGGGCGCCCTCTCCACCCGGTCGGACGATCCGGCGAGGGCTTCGCGCCCGTTCGCGGCCGACCGGGACGGCTTCGTCATGGGTGAGGGCGCCGCCATGCTCGTACTCGAACGCGAGCGGGACGTACGGGCCCGGGGCGGGCGTGCACGCGCCTTCCTCGCCGGGGCCGGGTCCAGCACCGACGCCTACCACCCCACGGCGCCCGAACCGGACGGCCGGGGCGCGCAACGCGCCGTCGAAGAGGCCCTGCGGCAGGCCGACTGGGCCGCCGGGGAGGTCGACCACGTCAACGCCCACGGCACGTCGACCCTGCTCAACGACGCGATGGAGGCCGCCCTCATCGGCCGGATCTTCCCGCACGCGCCCACGGTCACCGCGCCCAAGGGCGTCGTGGGACACACCCTCGCGGCGGCGGGGGCCATCGAGGCCGTGGCGACCGTGCTGACGCTGGAGCACCGGCTGGTACCCCCGATCGCCAATCTCGACTCGGTGACCGACGCGTTCGCGCTCGACTGCGTGGTGAAGGAGCCGCGCGCGCAGGAGGCCGAGACCGCCGTGAGCCACTCGTTCGGATTCGGCGGCCACAATGTCGCCCTGGCCTTCCGGCGCGCCTGA
- a CDS encoding cupin codes for MNDLNALVDEHLTAARSSPHGRSAHRLLQQPPLRQTVIALTAGAVLDDHNAPLAASLLVLRGAVRVTAPSGDVELTAGALAPVPRERHGLVALEDAVVLLTAVNE; via the coding sequence ATGAACGACCTCAACGCCCTCGTGGACGAGCACCTCACCGCGGCGCGCTCCTCGCCGCACGGACGCAGCGCGCACCGTCTGCTCCAGCAGCCCCCGCTGCGCCAGACGGTCATCGCCCTCACCGCGGGTGCGGTCCTGGACGACCACAACGCGCCGCTCGCCGCCTCCCTCCTGGTGCTCCGCGGCGCGGTCCGCGTCACCGCGCCCTCCGGCGACGTGGAGCTGACCGCCGGCGCCCTCGCCCCGGTCCCGCGGGAACGGCACGGACTGGTGGCGCTGGAAGACGCGGTCGTCCTCCTCACGGCGGTCAACGAGTGA
- a CDS encoding beta-ketoacyl-[acyl-carrier-protein] synthase family protein: protein MKRPEIAVTGLGMITPAGNDTASTWEGVLAGVSSARTVPELRGCAVDFACTVTGIDLDEAVGGRTAYRMGKYVKFAVLAAREAVADAGLDPGGWDGARVSVVVGTSSGGSAALSEQAVVLDRQGAEASSPAGILLTIPNMPAAEIAIQLGATGPSLAPCTACSSGVTALSVARDMLVSGQCDIAVAGATESIVFPVAMTGLARSGAAALPDGDPSRLCRPFAEDRAGLVMGEGAAIMVLERAEDALARGAVPRALIAGTGATTDAHHPTSPHPSGKVAGAAVEAALRDAGWCAEDVGHVNAHGTATPLNDATEAALIARAYPHRPPVTAPKGVLGHCMGAAGAIEAALTVLTLQHQLVPPIANLDAPAPGFDIDCVTKAPRPVPVRRAVSHSFGFGGHNAVIALRLP from the coding sequence ATGAAGCGGCCCGAGATCGCCGTCACCGGACTGGGCATGATCACCCCGGCCGGCAACGACACGGCGTCCACCTGGGAGGGCGTGCTCGCCGGGGTGTCCTCGGCCCGCACCGTTCCCGAACTCCGCGGGTGCGCGGTCGACTTCGCCTGCACGGTCACCGGCATCGACCTGGACGAGGCCGTCGGCGGCCGTACCGCCTACCGGATGGGCAAGTACGTCAAGTTCGCCGTGCTCGCCGCACGGGAGGCGGTGGCCGACGCGGGGCTCGACCCGGGCGGCTGGGACGGCGCCCGGGTCTCGGTCGTGGTGGGCACCAGCAGCGGGGGGTCGGCGGCCCTCTCCGAGCAGGCCGTGGTGCTGGACCGGCAGGGCGCCGAGGCGTCCTCACCGGCGGGCATCCTCCTCACCATCCCCAACATGCCGGCCGCCGAAATCGCGATCCAGCTCGGCGCCACCGGCCCCAGTCTGGCGCCGTGCACGGCCTGTTCCTCCGGGGTCACGGCCCTGTCGGTCGCCCGGGACATGCTGGTGAGCGGCCAGTGCGACATCGCCGTCGCCGGGGCCACCGAGTCGATCGTCTTCCCGGTGGCGATGACCGGCCTGGCCCGCTCCGGAGCCGCGGCCCTGCCCGACGGCGACCCGTCGCGGCTCTGCCGCCCGTTCGCCGAGGACCGCGCCGGCCTCGTCATGGGGGAGGGGGCCGCCATCATGGTGCTGGAGCGGGCCGAGGACGCGCTGGCCCGGGGAGCGGTACCCCGGGCCCTGATCGCCGGCACCGGGGCGACCACCGACGCCCACCACCCCACCAGTCCGCATCCCTCCGGCAAGGTGGCCGGAGCGGCTGTCGAAGCCGCCCTGCGGGATGCCGGCTGGTGCGCCGAGGACGTCGGCCACGTCAACGCGCACGGCACGGCGACCCCGCTCAACGACGCCACCGAGGCCGCCCTCATCGCCCGGGCCTACCCCCACCGGCCACCGGTCACCGCCCCCAAGGGGGTGCTCGGCCACTGCATGGGGGCGGCGGGTGCCATCGAGGCCGCGCTCACCGTGCTCACCCTCCAGCACCAACTCGTCCCGCCGATCGCCAACCTGGACGCCCCGGCGCCCGGGTTCGACATCGACTGCGTCACCAAAGCGCCCCGGCCCGTCCCCGTCCGCCGTGCCGTCAGCCACTCCTTCGGGTTCGGCGGCCACAACGCGGTGATCGCGTTACGTCTCCCCTGA
- a CDS encoding YihY/virulence factor BrkB family protein, with protein sequence MSSKSVPRAREAGDHRPGGRTAAWSAALRRTPVSLWNDDISDWAAAQTYYAILALLPALLVTVSVIGLASPHATAALIADITAFAPAESGAALRQPLLAATEQRAAGWVLVATGSVSAIWSASSYLAVFRRALHAMHHQRDTRPALRNAHAIVASAIGLLILLLTSAFVLVLTGPLARWAARRIGLAEAAQTLWWILKWPVMLVLVTCLITVLFRTGPRSVRGTRQGLPGGVLAAVLWLVASAGFALYATQIGTYSRLYGSLAGLVVFLIWVWFTNLALLAGAQFNVELAAERKARAAWPAVPPQEAGGGE encoded by the coding sequence GTGTCCAGCAAGTCCGTTCCCCGTGCCCGCGAGGCCGGTGACCACCGCCCGGGCGGCCGTACCGCCGCCTGGTCCGCCGCGCTGAGGCGGACACCCGTCTCCCTGTGGAACGACGACATATCCGACTGGGCCGCGGCCCAGACGTACTACGCCATCCTCGCCCTGCTCCCCGCGCTGCTCGTCACGGTCTCCGTCATCGGGCTGGCCAGCCCCCACGCCACGGCCGCGCTGATCGCGGACATCACGGCCTTCGCCCCGGCGGAGTCCGGAGCGGCCTTGCGCCAGCCGCTCCTCGCCGCCACCGAGCAGCGCGCCGCCGGCTGGGTCCTGGTCGCCACCGGCAGTGTCAGTGCCATCTGGTCGGCCTCCAGCTACCTCGCGGTCTTCCGCCGGGCGCTGCACGCCATGCACCACCAGCGCGACACCCGGCCGGCGCTGCGCAACGCGCACGCCATCGTCGCCTCGGCGATCGGTCTGCTCATCCTGTTGCTGACCAGCGCGTTCGTCCTGGTGCTCACAGGGCCGCTCGCCCGCTGGGCGGCCCGGCGGATCGGGCTGGCGGAGGCGGCGCAGACCCTGTGGTGGATCCTCAAGTGGCCGGTCATGCTGGTCCTGGTCACCTGCCTCATCACCGTCCTCTTCCGGACCGGGCCGCGCTCGGTGCGCGGGACGCGGCAAGGGCTTCCCGGGGGCGTGCTCGCCGCGGTGCTCTGGTTGGTCGCGTCCGCCGGATTCGCGCTCTACGCCACGCAGATCGGCACGTACAGCCGGCTCTACGGCTCCCTCGCCGGGCTCGTCGTCTTCCTCATCTGGGTCTGGTTCACCAACCTGGCGCTGCTGGCCGGAGCCCAGTTCAACGTGGAGCTGGCGGCGGAACGGAAGGCTCGGGCGGCCTGGCCGGCGGTGCCACCCCAGGAGGCCGGCGGCGGGGAGTGA
- a CDS encoding acyl carrier protein, translating into MKAIHPKIVGVLTDTFKVPPAEIHPESTMDSLEMDSLAVAEFAVIIKENLGIHTPVDTLHRDATLADISEFIRAASRRKEPVSNAR; encoded by the coding sequence ATGAAGGCCATTCATCCGAAGATCGTCGGCGTGCTGACCGACACGTTCAAGGTGCCCCCGGCCGAGATCCACCCGGAGTCCACGATGGACAGCCTGGAGATGGACTCGCTCGCGGTGGCGGAGTTCGCCGTCATCATCAAGGAGAACCTCGGTATCCACACACCGGTCGACACCCTCCACCGGGACGCCACCCTGGCGGACATCTCGGAGTTCATCCGTGCGGCGTCCCGCCGCAAGGAGCCGGTGAGCAACGCCCGATGA
- a CDS encoding type B 50S ribosomal protein L31: MQQDKHPDYRPVVFRDRSAGYAFLTRSTATSEQTITWDDGESYPVVDVEISAESHPFYTGRARVVDAEGQVAKFERRYGEAGREEGS, from the coding sequence GTGCAACAGGACAAACACCCCGACTACCGTCCCGTCGTGTTCCGCGACCGGTCTGCCGGATACGCCTTCCTCACCCGGTCCACGGCGACCAGCGAGCAGACCATCACCTGGGACGACGGCGAGAGTTACCCCGTCGTCGACGTCGAGATCTCCGCCGAGAGCCACCCCTTTTACACCGGCCGCGCACGGGTCGTCGACGCCGAGGGGCAGGTGGCCAAGTTCGAACGGCGATACGGGGAAGCGGGACGTGAGGAAGGTTCCTGA
- a CDS encoding ABC transporter substrate-binding protein, with protein sequence MPPMARSARSAALLTAGILLLTACGGGAGTPGASRASADSGDGYPVTLHNCGRTVTVAAAPHHAVSLNQGSTEILLSLGLADRLAATATWTDPVMKGLEKANAGVPRLSDNAPSSEKVLEREPDFVSASFESTLGKGGVAPREQFEDLGVPTYVSPADCTGKDNSGDGDGARSASLTLDSVYTEIRDLAAVFGVRERGEALVAGLRDRVTKATAGIDASGTTLLYWFANSQAPYMAGCCGAPGIITTALGAENVFDDTHEEWPQINWETVADRDPDVLVIGDLTRDAQTAESAGKKIAFLESNPATRNMDAVRNKRYVLLSGQAMNPTIRTVEGIERVAAGLRGFGLAG encoded by the coding sequence GTGCCGCCCATGGCCCGTTCCGCCCGTTCCGCTGCCCTGCTGACGGCGGGAATCCTGCTGCTGACCGCCTGCGGGGGTGGCGCCGGCACACCGGGCGCCTCCCGCGCGTCCGCCGACTCCGGGGACGGCTATCCGGTGACGCTGCACAACTGCGGACGCACCGTCACCGTCGCCGCGGCCCCGCACCACGCCGTCTCCCTCAACCAGGGATCGACGGAGATCCTGCTCTCCCTCGGCCTCGCCGACCGGCTCGCCGCCACCGCCACCTGGACCGATCCCGTCATGAAGGGCCTGGAGAAGGCCAACGCCGGGGTGCCGAGGCTCTCCGACAACGCCCCCTCCTCGGAGAAGGTGCTGGAGCGGGAACCCGACTTCGTCAGCGCCTCGTTCGAGTCCACACTCGGCAAGGGCGGGGTCGCCCCCCGGGAGCAGTTCGAGGACCTGGGCGTCCCCACGTACGTCTCGCCCGCCGACTGCACCGGCAAGGACAACAGCGGCGACGGCGACGGAGCCCGCTCCGCCTCCCTCACGCTGGACAGCGTCTACACCGAGATACGCGACCTGGCCGCGGTGTTCGGTGTCCGGGAGCGCGGGGAGGCGCTCGTCGCCGGTCTCCGGGACCGGGTGACGAAGGCGACGGCGGGCATCGACGCCTCCGGCACCACGCTGCTCTACTGGTTCGCCAACTCCCAGGCCCCCTACATGGCGGGCTGCTGCGGGGCGCCCGGCATCATCACCACCGCACTCGGCGCGGAGAACGTCTTCGACGACACCCACGAGGAGTGGCCCCAGATCAACTGGGAGACCGTCGCGGACCGTGACCCGGACGTCCTCGTCATCGGCGACCTCACCCGCGATGCGCAGACCGCCGAGAGCGCCGGGAAGAAGATCGCGTTCCTGGAGTCCAACCCGGCCACCAGGAACATGGACGCCGTACGGAACAAGCGGTACGTCCTGCTCAGCGGCCAGGCCATGAACCCCACCATCCGCACGGTGGAGGGGATCGAGCGCGTCGCGGCGGGGCTGCGCGGGTTCGGGCTCGCCGGGTGA